In Synechococcus sp. KORDI-52, one genomic interval encodes:
- a CDS encoding capsular polysaccharide biosynthesis protein, whose translation MTRPAALRLGVPARGMLAHRTLAQLLAPDRLVPGRRRDVNVLLAWGRRPSALRVERLARQWDLPVWHLEDGLLRSVAKGRNHPPLGLLVDELGVHFDATVPSRMEQLIATPITMAEANRARALQRLWCEQRLSKVNPPAEAVAPPEPFVLVVDQSAGDRSIALGLADGSCFQRMLQAALVEHPECTVVLKVHPDVIAGRARGHFNDSDLRHPRVRLSADAGHPAGLLERARAVYVVTSQMGFEALLWGRPVHCFGMPFYAGWGLTHDHCQAPVRRCRGASLEALVHAALVGACRCIDPHRHQPCSIETLMRAIGLQRRLQGQQPRRCVAFGFTPWKQRSLRRFLAGSQLRFRAPWRRIPLGVDAVVVWGRRARPRLLEAAARRKLPVLQVEDGFLRSVGLGADLVDPVSWVVDHQGVYYDATRPSDLETCLATGQWTQAQRQRAAALRQRLVKEAITKYNLQAEPWVRPAGQRRVVLVIGQVESDASIRYGAPGLRSNRALLSKVRSVEPEAYLLYKPHPDVVAGLCRAGAGEDDAAALCDEVLPQGSIQQLFTQIDAVHVLTSLAGFEALLRGLEVHCWGLPFYAGWGLTQDRERCCRRQRQLSLDELVHASLIDYPRYVSRDSGWFITPEQAIDELVAWRAAPPQRRTLVQALFRHWGRLRRR comes from the coding sequence ATGACCAGGCCTGCTGCTCTGCGGCTCGGTGTTCCGGCCCGGGGGATGCTTGCGCACCGCACACTGGCGCAGTTGCTGGCACCGGACCGTTTGGTGCCGGGCCGCCGCCGCGATGTGAACGTGCTGTTGGCCTGGGGACGGCGGCCCAGTGCGCTGCGAGTGGAGCGCCTCGCTCGTCAGTGGGATCTGCCGGTGTGGCATCTCGAGGATGGCTTGCTGCGCTCGGTGGCCAAAGGTCGAAATCATCCACCGCTTGGTCTGCTGGTGGATGAGCTTGGAGTGCATTTCGATGCAACTGTTCCCAGCCGGATGGAGCAGTTGATCGCCACGCCGATCACGATGGCTGAGGCCAACCGCGCGCGAGCCCTGCAGAGGCTCTGGTGTGAGCAGCGTCTGAGCAAGGTGAACCCTCCAGCGGAGGCGGTAGCTCCGCCGGAGCCCTTCGTGCTGGTGGTGGATCAATCCGCTGGGGATCGATCGATCGCGCTGGGCTTGGCGGATGGCAGCTGTTTTCAGCGCATGCTCCAGGCGGCCTTGGTCGAGCATCCGGAGTGCACGGTGGTTCTCAAGGTGCATCCGGATGTGATTGCCGGCCGCGCCCGGGGCCATTTCAATGATTCGGATCTGAGACACCCCCGCGTTCGCCTGAGTGCGGATGCTGGTCACCCCGCGGGGCTGCTCGAGCGGGCCCGGGCGGTGTACGTGGTCACCTCCCAGATGGGGTTTGAGGCCTTGCTCTGGGGCCGCCCCGTCCACTGCTTCGGCATGCCCTTCTACGCCGGGTGGGGGCTGACCCATGATCATTGCCAAGCACCGGTTCGGCGATGCCGGGGCGCCAGCCTTGAGGCCTTGGTGCATGCCGCCTTGGTGGGAGCCTGCCGATGCATTGATCCCCACCGGCATCAACCTTGCAGCATCGAAACCTTGATGCGTGCGATCGGTTTGCAGCGGCGCCTCCAGGGGCAACAGCCACGGCGGTGCGTGGCGTTCGGCTTCACCCCCTGGAAACAGCGCAGTCTGCGGCGCTTCCTGGCGGGCAGTCAGCTGAGATTCCGCGCCCCTTGGCGGCGGATTCCGCTGGGGGTTGATGCCGTGGTGGTCTGGGGACGGCGGGCCCGGCCGCGGCTGCTGGAAGCCGCTGCGCGTCGGAAGTTGCCGGTGTTGCAGGTGGAGGACGGCTTTCTTCGTTCCGTCGGGCTCGGGGCGGATCTGGTGGATCCGGTGTCCTGGGTGGTGGATCACCAGGGGGTTTATTACGACGCCACCCGGCCCAGCGATCTGGAAACATGCCTGGCGACGGGGCAGTGGACGCAGGCCCAACGCCAGAGGGCCGCGGCGTTGCGTCAGCGGTTGGTGAAGGAGGCGATCACCAAATACAACCTCCAGGCTGAGCCATGGGTTCGCCCTGCTGGGCAGCGACGGGTGGTGCTGGTGATCGGTCAGGTGGAGAGCGATGCGTCGATCCGCTACGGCGCCCCTGGGCTGCGCAGCAACCGAGCTTTGTTGTCAAAAGTGCGGTCGGTGGAGCCGGAGGCTTATCTCCTCTACAAACCGCATCCAGATGTGGTGGCCGGGCTCTGCCGTGCCGGTGCCGGTGAGGACGATGCCGCTGCGCTGTGCGATGAGGTGTTGCCGCAGGGGTCGATTCAGCAGCTGTTCACCCAGATCGATGCCGTGCACGTCCTCACCTCGCTGGCAGGGTTTGAGGCATTGCTGCGGGGGCTGGAGGTGCATTGCTGGGGCTTGCCCTTCTATGCCGGCTGGGGCCTCACCCAGGATCGCGAGCGTTGCTGTCGTCGACAGCGTCAGCTGTCGCTGGATGAGCTGGTTCATGCCTCCTTGATCGACTATCCCCGCTATGTCAGCCGCGACAGCGGCTGGTTCATCACGCCGGAGCAGGCCATCGATGAGCTGGTGGCCTGGCGCGCCGCGCCACCACAGCGACGCACGCTCGTGCAGGCCCTGTTCCGCCACTGGGGCAGGCTGCGGCGCCGTTGA
- a CDS encoding DUF6716 putative glycosyltransferase, with protein sequence MASAESKRLIGRKVTAVACFDSFGKLAMTMLAACRREGAETTLLLLELNNRSLSRRQRLEIRRIDPKTRIEKHNWNDLPSLCSAMAGKVDALILGLDGQRSRDALLRLKNIWADQDQRPRLISAYPGILFRFGLEGMMDRSGADLFCLNSADDLALYGRGRKALGLDSSNALVTGLPILWRTKRRTEAPPNPSIVFFEQPSIPVHPLQRRFLCDQLKELAAAWPDHQVIFKPRTSSIESTLHRRHGEMASVIDKMTRDQPNLRLSFKPATRLLRHCGCAITVSSTAAMESMSMGISTRIVGDLGVTETLGNHFFASSGAISSFAQIKANPFEVIHDAQWLERQGLQRDGEDRFITALVDRLNSPAQPLGISSHGPLSWGSSAWQKAALRNGGRRMLSSGGARSSQRKRHRTRRLLRSLRDGVVGFGWLSKLLRER encoded by the coding sequence ATGGCGTCCGCAGAATCCAAGCGCCTCATCGGCCGGAAGGTCACTGCCGTCGCCTGCTTCGACTCCTTCGGCAAGCTGGCGATGACCATGCTGGCCGCTTGCCGGCGTGAGGGAGCCGAAACCACTCTGCTGCTGCTGGAGCTCAACAACAGGTCTCTCTCCCGGCGACAACGTCTCGAAATTCGACGGATCGACCCCAAGACCAGGATCGAAAAACACAACTGGAACGATCTGCCATCACTTTGCAGCGCCATGGCGGGGAAGGTCGACGCCCTGATCCTCGGTCTGGATGGCCAGCGCAGCCGCGACGCGCTGCTGCGACTGAAAAACATCTGGGCGGATCAAGACCAACGCCCACGCCTGATCAGCGCTTACCCGGGCATCCTGTTTCGCTTCGGCCTCGAGGGGATGATGGATCGCTCGGGAGCCGACCTGTTCTGCCTCAACAGTGCAGACGACTTGGCCCTGTATGGCCGTGGACGCAAGGCCCTGGGCCTTGACAGCAGCAACGCCTTGGTCACGGGCCTGCCGATTCTCTGGCGCACAAAACGCCGCACGGAAGCCCCTCCAAACCCTTCCATCGTTTTCTTCGAACAGCCTTCAATTCCGGTGCACCCACTGCAGCGCCGGTTTCTCTGTGATCAGCTCAAAGAGCTGGCCGCGGCCTGGCCCGATCACCAGGTGATCTTCAAACCCCGAACATCAAGCATCGAGAGCACCCTGCATCGGCGCCACGGGGAAATGGCCAGCGTGATCGACAAGATGACGCGTGATCAACCGAATCTGCGCCTCAGTTTCAAGCCCGCCACCCGACTGCTGCGGCATTGCGGTTGTGCCATCACCGTCTCGTCTACGGCCGCGATGGAATCGATGTCAATGGGCATCAGCACCCGCATCGTCGGTGATCTGGGGGTGACCGAAACCCTCGGCAACCACTTCTTCGCGAGTTCCGGTGCCATCAGCAGCTTCGCGCAGATCAAGGCCAACCCCTTCGAGGTCATCCATGACGCTCAGTGGCTTGAGCGGCAAGGTCTGCAGCGGGACGGTGAGGATCGCTTCATCACGGCCTTGGTGGACCGACTGAACAGCCCGGCTCAACCCCTCGGGATCTCCAGCCATGGTCCCCTGAGCTGGGGCAGCAGTGCCTGGCAGAAGGCTGCCTTACGCAACGGGGGCCGGAGGATGCTGAGCAGTGGAGGCGCCCGATCCAGCCAACGCAAACGTCACCGCACCCGCCGCCTGCTGCGCAGCCTGCGCGACGGCGTGGTGGGGTTTGGCTGGCTCTCCAAACTGCTGCGGGAACGATGA
- a CDS encoding DUF6716 putative glycosyltransferase, with the protein MTTSPTRPNLTVLLIADSDSQLLACEALCSAPSAVAVHWSINVIPRNGTPEALLQRLSRQATLRHQNLAQLLRNRRLQSFDAIGVFLTGSKLNDIRLALAQDRQRPLLFCGFNGVVLDHFIEGVSWRLGYDLICLSGPRDQETLAQLISGTPFDQQRTVLTGLRRNAPSTDLPPVSERPRRLVFAEQVIMPASPSERARLVRLLSDLASRSPNWEVLIKPRIAPGDATFHDVDTHISTTLKQTLGVPPANLRLDYRPLPVLLKQARLLATLSSTAFFDALDFGCRAIAISDLGLQPDYGGHVYAGSGVWRSLEAISHLDALDAEGPFPDPHWLEWMGYGGRFSPSALLEALIELKQQPRQPLSSSIGYPGNAQSSFNQLRLGAETAIANGDWSSARELLCQATSMRPLHRGVAYRHWAVGQPNPLLRQLALLISYRDLK; encoded by the coding sequence ATGACGACGTCCCCAACCAGGCCCAATCTCACCGTGCTTTTGATCGCCGACAGTGACAGCCAACTGTTGGCTTGCGAGGCCCTCTGCAGTGCTCCAAGCGCAGTGGCCGTGCACTGGAGCATCAATGTGATTCCACGGAATGGGACCCCCGAGGCGTTGTTGCAACGCCTGTCCAGGCAGGCCACTCTCCGCCATCAGAACCTGGCTCAGCTCCTGCGCAATCGACGCCTGCAGAGCTTTGATGCCATCGGCGTGTTCCTGACGGGAAGCAAGCTCAATGACATCCGGCTCGCTCTGGCACAGGATCGTCAGCGCCCCCTGCTGTTCTGTGGTTTCAACGGCGTGGTGCTGGATCACTTCATCGAGGGGGTGAGCTGGCGGCTGGGCTATGACCTCATCTGCCTCAGCGGTCCGCGCGATCAGGAGACGCTGGCCCAACTGATCAGCGGGACCCCGTTTGACCAGCAACGCACCGTGCTCACCGGTCTCCGGCGCAACGCCCCCAGCACAGACTTGCCCCCGGTCTCCGAACGTCCGCGGCGCCTTGTGTTCGCCGAGCAGGTGATCATGCCCGCGTCGCCCAGCGAACGGGCCCGACTCGTACGGCTCCTGAGTGATCTGGCCAGCCGCTCTCCCAACTGGGAGGTGCTGATCAAACCCCGCATCGCCCCCGGTGACGCCACCTTTCATGACGTCGACACCCACATCAGCACGACCCTGAAGCAGACCCTGGGGGTGCCTCCCGCCAATCTGCGGCTGGACTATCGCCCCCTGCCGGTGCTGTTGAAACAGGCCCGGCTGCTTGCCACCCTTTCCTCCACAGCTTTTTTCGACGCCCTCGACTTCGGTTGCCGAGCGATTGCCATCAGCGACCTGGGCCTGCAGCCGGACTATGGAGGCCACGTTTATGCCGGCAGCGGCGTGTGGCGGTCCCTCGAGGCCATCTCCCACCTGGATGCCCTTGATGCCGAAGGGCCATTCCCGGATCCACACTGGCTGGAATGGATGGGCTACGGAGGGCGGTTCAGCCCCTCCGCCCTGCTCGAGGCCCTGATCGAACTCAAACAGCAACCGCGGCAGCCCCTTTCAAGCAGCATCGGCTATCCGGGGAATGCTCAATCCAGCTTCAACCAACTGCGGTTGGGAGCCGAAACCGCCATTGCCAATGGCGACTGGAGCAGTGCGCGGGAACTGCTTTGCCAGGCGACCTCGATGCGCCCGCTCCACCGCGGTGTCGCCTACCGCCATTGGGCCGTCGGCCAGCCCAACCCGCTGCTACGACAGTTGGCACTCCTGATCTCCTACAGAGATCTGAAGTAG
- a CDS encoding DUF6716 putative glycosyltransferase: protein MTLLLISDGGLERSACLLMADALEQQGERCITAGPWLHGHQPLVTAAPQLTIDLGQLPAHPVLDQVSAIGLFLQNAEQVQQFVRAYRALCGMRGRPAATIFSGALVPLVGDALIRDLTHRQGCDLLLVSGEHQRRQLRSLTFNWPASLPVPPMISTGFWFPQAAPCAPAPEHLLLALIQEQIPTHIGARDQLLRQLNTWARQRPDWTVMLQRDHSWTTTTPLMPSDDTLADNLLEATPGQLLPLIGSCTACLTVSSPWSLAAMTWGRIPIIVGDYGIHDQQNTTGFFGCGAMHRLRSIPHLDAISELPPANQTWLDGMGADITDGPNRLIEALRKLPRREKS from the coding sequence ATGACCCTCCTGCTGATCAGCGACGGAGGGCTGGAGCGTTCCGCCTGCCTGCTGATGGCCGATGCCCTGGAACAACAGGGTGAGCGCTGCATCACAGCAGGGCCATGGCTCCACGGACATCAACCCCTTGTCACTGCTGCACCGCAGCTGACCATCGACCTGGGACAACTACCGGCACACCCCGTGTTGGACCAAGTCTCAGCCATTGGCCTGTTCCTGCAGAACGCAGAGCAGGTGCAGCAGTTCGTCAGGGCCTATCGGGCCCTCTGCGGCATGCGCGGTCGGCCTGCGGCAACAATCTTCAGTGGCGCCCTGGTTCCCTTGGTGGGGGATGCCCTGATCCGCGATCTCACCCATCGCCAGGGCTGTGATCTGCTGCTGGTGAGCGGCGAACACCAACGGCGTCAGCTGCGATCGCTCACGTTTAACTGGCCCGCCAGCCTGCCGGTGCCGCCCATGATCAGCACAGGCTTCTGGTTCCCTCAGGCTGCACCCTGCGCTCCCGCCCCAGAGCACCTCCTGCTCGCATTGATCCAGGAGCAGATTCCCACCCACATCGGTGCCCGCGATCAACTGCTGCGCCAACTCAACACCTGGGCAAGACAACGACCGGACTGGACCGTGATGTTGCAACGCGACCACAGCTGGACCACGACAACCCCGCTGATGCCCAGCGACGACACCCTGGCCGACAACCTGTTGGAAGCCACCCCCGGACAGCTGCTGCCACTGATCGGATCCTGCACCGCCTGCCTGACGGTGAGCTCACCCTGGAGCCTGGCGGCGATGACATGGGGCCGGATCCCCATCATCGTGGGCGACTACGGAATCCACGATCAACAGAACACGACGGGGTTCTTCGGGTGCGGGGCCATGCATCGTCTGCGCAGCATCCCCCACCTCGACGCCATCAGCGAACTGCCCCCGGCGAACCAAACCTGGCTCGACGGCATGGGCGCTGACATCACCGACGGCCCAAACCGCCTGATCGAAGCCTTGCGCAAACTTCCGCGACGGGAGAAGTCATGA
- a CDS encoding cytidylyltransferase domain-containing protein, translating to MAVPHGALALIPARGGSKGIPGKNLQMVDGVPLVCRSIHAAQASKGVGRVVVSTDDDAIAAAAAAEGAIVIRRPAAIAGDTASSESALLHALDALEQQGPLEAKLVFLQCTSPFTTGAQIDAVLAALKPGHCNSSFAVTPWHGFLWRADGRGINHDPGKPRQRRQDLEPAFLETGAIYTMNLADFRRCGSRFCPPTNPVVLEQVGPEIDTPEDLALCRRIAALKAE from the coding sequence ATGGCAGTCCCCCATGGCGCATTGGCCTTAATCCCCGCTCGCGGTGGATCGAAGGGCATTCCAGGCAAGAACCTTCAAATGGTGGACGGTGTGCCCCTGGTCTGCCGCAGCATCCATGCGGCCCAGGCCAGCAAGGGCGTGGGCCGAGTGGTGGTGAGCACCGACGATGACGCCATCGCCGCCGCTGCCGCCGCCGAAGGCGCCATCGTGATTCGACGCCCCGCAGCCATCGCCGGCGACACGGCCAGCTCGGAATCGGCGCTGCTGCATGCCCTCGATGCACTGGAACAACAGGGACCACTCGAAGCGAAGCTGGTGTTCCTGCAATGCACCTCCCCCTTCACGACCGGAGCTCAGATCGATGCGGTGCTGGCCGCACTCAAGCCGGGGCACTGCAACAGCAGCTTCGCCGTCACCCCCTGGCACGGCTTCCTCTGGCGGGCCGATGGGAGAGGGATCAACCACGACCCTGGGAAACCCCGCCAACGACGCCAGGACCTGGAACCGGCATTTTTGGAGACCGGCGCGATTTACACCATGAACCTCGCGGACTTCCGGCGCTGCGGCAGCCGCTTCTGCCCACCAACCAATCCTGTGGTGCTGGAGCAGGTGGGACCAGAAATCGACACGCCCGAGGATCTTGCCCTCTGCCGCCGCATTGCCGCCCTTAAGGCCGAGTAA